In Panicum virgatum strain AP13 chromosome 5K, P.virgatum_v5, whole genome shotgun sequence, the genomic window TGGCGTTCGAGATTCGTTGGGCGACAATTTTCTGTGGATGCCCTAGAATTGGAGTGTCATGTTTCCTTTATCGTTCTCTAGGGTTCGGTTTGTTTTGGATTAGCAAAGGAATTTTTATGCTTCTTGCAAATTTTTTAGCTTGAAGGGAGCAAGAGAGAATCAGAAGGGGACGGGCGCCGAGAGGAGAGCTGCCAAGAGGATGCCGCTGGGGAGATACTACTGCGATTACTGCGACAAGCAGTTCCAGGACACCCCCGCCGCCCGGAAGCGCCACCTGGAGGGCGCCCAGCACCAGCGCGCCCGCGCCCTCTGGTACGActccgtccgcccccaaggtgAGCTGATCGCCATCCTCTCCCgatccctcttcttcttccttcttcccgGCCGTCGCTGCCTCTCCTCTGGTTGGCACGTTTCGTCGAACACCTTGTCTGCCACCGCGGCTGTTTCGGGTTCAGGGTCCTGCTGACCCGTTCTCTTCTTCCGTCGTCGGCAGatcggcacggcggcgcttcCTCCCTCCTACTGCCGGACGGCACCCTCGCCAAGGGCGTCTGCCACCACTTCGTCCGCACGGTGAGTCATCTCGCGTTGCCTCGGTAATTTAGCCGGCGTCGGAGTACGCCAAGAGGAGAAATGTAGGCTGCTCTTCTTAATGTTGATAACGATTCCTTCATGTCGCAGGGGACTTGCAAGTATGGGGATCCATGTAGATACTTCCATCTCAAGCCATATGATGCTAATCCATCGTTAGCTGCACCAGGTAAGGGTTTGGACAGGATCGTTTGAATGCGATTCACACATCTGGTAGGGTGTATATTGTCTGTTGGTACTGGAACTGGGTGCAACATAGGGGCTGTTTTAACATCTGCTACTGTCCATACTGATCTTTTTGGTTCTTTAAGTGAATAACATTGAATTATTAGTTGCATTTGGGCTACATCCTGTTTGCAATTCATGGAACACTTCTTGAGGGTCATGACATGTTCTCACATTTGATTTAGCATACTGTTTGATTTACAATTTCTTTCGGTTTAAGTGAGGAACTGCCACTACAATTCATTTTAGACGATATCTGCTGGAGTGTTGAACCTGTTGCCTTGTTGGGTATAAAAAAGGCTACTTATGACTAGTTACCATTCAGGGCAAAGCTCATTTTTACAATTACTACTGCTACCTTGCGGTTGTTATAACATGGAAAAAAACATTTGATTGTTCAGTCAGTGCTAAACAATGCTTTGTTTTATGTTGGACTTAGTCCATGTAAGGCCTTATATCCTCAAACAACTTGTATCATTCAGGGCCTGGGCCTGGAGCCATGGTGCAGCAGTCTAATTTTCTTGGCAGCCAACCCAATTTTGTTGGATACCAGGCAGCTGAACGAAATTCTTTCTCAGGTGACCTTTTTCTTATCAAACAGAATGTTGTTTTAATTATTGTTTGGCTAGTCCAGAGAAATGCATGAGTAACCTTGAAATTAATAGCTGGGTATGTTTTAATTTTAGTTAATTTTGGTTAATTTTAGAGATTTCTTACAATATTATTCTGAAATTTGAACTTAAATTAAAACAATAAAACAGAAAGTATGAGTTATCATGCAATCCACTCAATCGGACAGCTATTAAATATGACCTGTGTGTCAACTATAGTTGCCTCTCATTCCAGAATAAAACCTTTAATTTCATATATTCAGTTTTAAGATCAAAAGGTTGTGAGGCAAGTTGGGCACTGGGTTCACTGGTTTTAGCTTCGCACCCCTGCTCTTCAGTGTTTAGACAGGGTGCTAGGAGCAAAAGGTTCACTTAGCACGTCTAATTTTCACACTGGAGCTGCCATAACATGCTGCTTGGCTGCTTGCTTTTGCTTTATCCTGGATACGGAGTAATGCTCATCTGCTTAGCATGCCATGAATCAACTTTTCGGCTCGAGAAAAACCCAAGTCTGTTGATTACTGTCAAATGAGACCAAAAGTACTGCTCACTATAGAAGTAGATAACACACTGAAGTCTGAAGAAAGAAATGAAAGACGCATAAGAGTTTCTTTGGTTTCTCTGAAGCTACCTCAGACTTCAGTGTGTTAAACAGCCAAACTTGCACAAAAATTCCTCAATTCTGGCAGACAGCTGCATTTGTCGCAAAAATTACACTATGCGACAAGCTAGCGggtcatcatttttttttgtttcggtTAGCTGTCATGCTATTAATTGGGTCCCTTGGCATACAATCATCTGCAATATATAGTCAGTCCATGTGAGAGCGGGTCCATTGGTTGGTGACTTGGTGCCTCCCAGAGGCTGATGACGAGACACCATTTGGATGTTTCGAGGCTATTCGATTGCAAGCAGGCCTGTCGGTTGGTTCCTCCAGATCACCAGGGAGGGAGGCCCTACAGATTAAAGACCTTAAATTTGTTTGGTTCAGAGCTGTTGTCAGCTTACTGGGTCTGCAGGAACCATGATCGCTGTCTTTGCTCCGAAAAACTGCCATGCTTGCAAGTGCATAAGCTACCACTTCCAGGGTAGCATGGAGTTCACCTTGTTGCAATTGCACCATCATGCTCTATCTCCTTAACGAGTTTCACCACACCAATCTTTGTAGAGTTTCCCTTCAGTAATGATCTGTTTCCTTCTGTCATGTTTCCACAGGGAATGTACTCGGGGCCCACACTTCCTGAGGCAACTTACCGCCGTCGCTGCAACCCCCTCCTGAAGGCGGCTATCCTCCCCTTCCTTTCGTCGACTGGGGCTGAAGGAGCTTCGCCCCACGCTGAACATCAGTTGCTTAATGCTAAAAACGGGGCGTGTGGTAGAACGAAGGGGATCCCAGCTCCAAGTTCCAACCGCAGAGCATGCCTGTACGGCATTTGGATAGTCCCTGTGTCCCCAGTGGGGTTCTTCTGGCAGCTGGGAAGTTGCCATCCGTGTACAAGTAGCACTTGTTGAGCTTAGTGGTGCACAGCACCTGGCTTTCACAGAAAATTCTGCTGGCAGGTAGGAGTATGACGCTTTCTTTGCTGTGTTGGTTATAATAACCGTTGTTCTGCCGCATTCTTGCTCATCTCATTTTGGACTCAAGAGATGACGGTGGTCTGTGGGAAGGAGACTGGGTGTGTGGCGCTCGCTGTTCGTCTCCGGCAGGCAGGCCGACGAGGATTCGCCGACCTGCTCGGCGCAGTTCCGCTTCCTGCTTAGAGCGGCCGGCGAAGATCTAGTGATGCCGTGTTGCCTTGCCGGCGAGTGCCGCGCCATCGAGACGGCGGTCATCTTCAGGAGGGGAACCTCCCCGGACCCGGCCTAATCCATGGGGAGGTCGCTCCCTCGGTCCTGGGGGGGACGCCATGTCTGTCTGGGAGCACGATTGCAACCGTGGCCGTTGCATCGCAGCGTCAGGTCTCGGTGGGGACCGACCATCCATTAGCAACCCTGAGCGGTCAAGCGAGTGTGGCAGTGGAACAGGCTCTCAAGTCTCAAGCTATTTGGGCAGCACGGCATGTAAACGTTGGCACATCTGGAAAGGTGTAAGGGCATGTAGCCTAGTGATTACAAGAGTAGAATTTGTGTTCGTGTGTTTATAGGGATGACTCGGTGTGCGTCGTACTGTGTAATTAAAAAAACATATCTGGAAAGGACAAGACGAGCAGTCATCGAGCTCTAGCTGACGAGTTGTGACACCCAGGCTGTGTCCCCTCGAGAGGGTTCCGACCGCCCTGGCCGAGACCGTCAAACGATCTGCATCCACGCGGACTTGCGGTCGACGCGCGGCCACTCCAGGCAGGCCACCAGCCAccgttcctcctcctccgcggcgaaGCCGGCGTCGCGGCGACCGCGTGCCGCCGCTGGACGCGCCCGTGGGAACGTCCTCGTCTCCAGCCTCTcttccagcaccgccgccgccgattccTGCTCGCCGGTGAGTCCCTCGTCATTGCCACTGACGATGACGCGCAGAAACAGGAGGAGCGAAGCCATCGATCAATAGATCGATCGATCTGCAGAACGCAAATGGATGGCAATGCTCAAGCATGGACCAACAGCAGTAACAGCTACTACATATAGTGAAGACAGATGATCTCAGGTGTGTAcgatccttttctttcttttctttactGGTGTCAGGTGAATCCGCATTTCTTGCAAGAAATTCGTTGCGTTCCTGCACGGTTGTTCTGTCAGGTGGATCACGGAAAGGTCATGGTCAGGGGTTTGGTCGTGTTGCGTCTGCTGCAGCGTAGGTGACCCAGTCGGGGGTGTGGTTGGTGCTTGGCACAGATCTTGTGAAGACATCCTGCCTGGCCGCCCGCCTAGTTCTTCTGTCGGTGCTCACTCACCCAACATTCTGGTCTGTGCTTTCAGGGTGTGTTCTTTCCAAGTTTTGCACAATTTTTCTCTGTTCCGCATGTGGTTTTGCGGTGTGTATGTTAACTAACTGACTGAATTCTGTTTTTTGTAAACGTTACCTAACTGAATTTTAAATGGGCGTTCGTTAGATTCGTGCACTGCGTTGGCCTATGGAGTGTACGTCTTGCCTGGTGCCCTTTTGCTCATACCAACTGCCGAACTGTTCCAATGCAACTCGATTTTCTTCAGTCACCGGCACTGTTATTTTTAGTAGAACATGTCAATTGAGTACGTCACCTGTAGCATAGAAGCCGAATTCAGGCTTTTATAAGATCCATGTTAACCTAGAGTAACAATTCTATTAATTCTCAAGCCAAGATGGAATTTAACTCTGAAAGAAATTCGCCATTTGCAAATAAACCAACTTTCGAGAAAATATTTGAAAATTGACAAAATTCCTACCATTTTATATTTGCGGTGCTAAGTGGACCTTTTATCCTGTTTTGGCACTAATTTTCTGACCAACTCTGGCCAAAATGAAGTTTTAACTGGACCAATGCAACAAATGAAACACAACGTCTGAAAAATTGGGTTAACGCAAAATAAGAAGCAGTAAATCCGAAACGCAACAGAATTCAGTAGGTGGTTTGCAGTATGCTTCAGTTTTAAACATACATCTCCCTGGACAGTCTTCCCTGAAGACAAATCCTATTCATCATCAATTCGGCATGCTGCCACAAAAGTTACGCGCAACCGCGCCCGTCGTTCTCTCCCCCCTCCGGCCGGGATCCGCGCGGCCACCAAGAAATCaaggccgcgtcgccgtcggacGCTTGTCGGAACTGCCCGGGATACGCTCCCGGCATTCTCGGCATGATCGGTCCAACAACCACCGTGACACTTGGCGCCGCGCGCAACGCCGCGAACTCTGAGTAATCGCGCAAGAACTGTGCATCGACGATCACaatgttttcttttttcaatTCAGTCTGGAATCCTGCAAGGTGAACGGAGCAGGATGCCGCGAGCGTGGTGATCGATGTTCCCGCCAGTGTCACGACGACGGGGCTGCTCCGTCGTCTccctcggcgccggcgtcgccttccgccgccgccgctgacagCCGAGCGTCGAGCCACCTCGCCAGGTTCGCCAGGAACGGGGTGTAGACGAAGTAGCACGTCGTCGTCCAGCTCACGAGCCCCTGAACAACCGCCGCGCACGAGACGACGTGACGCGCGCTATCCGACAGAGGACGAAAGAGACGCGCCCGTACGTCGCCGGGAGGGGAGGAAAACGTACCTCGCCGAGCAGGTGGACGTCGGCGTTCGGATAGCTCCAGCACCCAAGCAATCTGCAGATGCAATGCACAAcaccggcagcggcggtgccGGCAATGTCAGCCAAAGCCAAAAATAGAAATGCGCAGGCGAGCAGAGAGCAAATCACTCTGAAATCTGGGTTAAGCGAGGGTGGCGTCACTTGATCAATGGGATCTCGGCGAGGGGGCAGACGGCGCCGACGAGGCAGGcgagggcgaagccgagccagGAGCCGTCGAGGAACAGCCACGcgagctcggcgccggcgaACAGGGCGTAGGCCTCCACGTTGCTGGGCACCCCCGCCCTGTACAGCTCCGCGCTCAGCTCGATGAACAGAGCAAGGACACTGCGAGCAATCGACGAATCGAATCATTGGATGAATATGATGAGATCGGTGGATGATGCGTCGTGTGGGTAGTGAACGCACAGCAGCGACGTAGCCGTCGCCTGGGCGCTCCCGGTGGCCTTGGActtgagcggcggcgccgccgtcccgtcGATGGCCAGGTGGAGCAGGCCGACGGTGAGGTAGAAGGCGCCGAGCAGGGCGGCACCAGGACGTGGGTGTGGAGGGGGCCCACGTCGAGGGCGCCGTTTCCGTAGACCTGGAGGCCGACGCGGGAGTGGATGCCGTCGAGGATCGGGCCCAGGAGGAACCCCGCGCCGaagagcgccgccgcgacggccgGCCAGGCGCGCCGCCTCGAAGCTGGGGCCGGGGGCggtccgccgccggggagggagcGGGTTGGTCTGAGCGGCCGGCGGGGAAGTCTGTGGCGCAGGCGATGGCGCAGCGGGCGGTGCGGGGGGCGCGGCgtcggaggggcgccggcggcgagcacggcgaGCTCGGCGCGCATGTCTCTTATCCTCTGTGGGGCGAGCTCTTTGGGCCACGCGGCGTGGCGCCGTGTTCGTTGCCAGTTGAACGGCCGCGATCCGTCCTTGGCCCAGGGGCCTTGCCGTTCTCAGCTGTCCGATCGGGGTAGGTCAAAAGTACACTGGGCGGGCGCGCCATGTGCCTGAGTGCGAGAAGCACATTGTTGCACATTCCTTTGTGGAACGTCATGTtttacatgatgatgataatgacaAAGAGATGATACATTACATAAGAAGAAAAACAATATAATGAATTCATGCACCACAAGCCACTAAAACCAGGGCCAGTAAGTTTCAGTAGGTGCGGATGCAcctacaacaaaataaaaattcagtGCTAATCACCACATTTCCAAATTAACAATCAGAGGGCTAGCAGCGTAATCATGAATGGTGCACTCGCTCGATTCAGCTCTAGCTACGCCCCTAACATGAAGAAGGCTCATTTCAACGTGAAGTTTTACctcaaaattttaaaacatAATATACAAGTCATGGACAGGTCAAAATTTCACAAGATTACCCTTGCCTCACATGCCATTATCTTAATCCGTATCCTAATTATCCTGCTCCACTCACTCCCACTATGTAACAAGTAAAAATATAGCACTCGTCGACCATGATGGTTAAGGCGTGGGTTCACAATGCGACTGCCTAAATTATTAGCCTTGCTCTAAATAGCTGGGCCTGTGCGCATTTGTGGCACATGATCGATGGAACTTTACACCTCCATCGATTCGAGAAGACAAGTCTCAAGTTGAAAGAAACACTACCAGCAATACCTCTTGACTGAGAAAGGAAGAAACACAAAACAGGAAAGCGGCGACCTCCCAGCTGTCTCCATGGCCATGCATGGTGGTGGAGCTCTCATTGTCATCCAAGCCATTTTCATTTTCAAGGGGCAAAACACAATGAGATTTGGAAGGAGCTAGAGACGTCGTCACCTCTCCAACATTTTTGTAGCGATGAATCAAGGGAGGAAGTTATCTAGGGCCTAATAATAAACGAGATGGAGCTAGTTCTAGCTATTTAATTTGCTCTAATGACATGATCGTAGCGCAACACAGCATCTTGCCACTGGCCGTGGGATGCTCTTAGATTTACGACTCAATACGTCAAGTGGTCTTGAGACTCGGTCATTGGCCCGGCCGTGATGCAAACATCACACATAATGAATGCAAACTTGCAAAGCCTATTAAGCATTGATAACAACTCCTAAAGCAGGTGTTTATTTCCTTTCACACGGGAGATATATGATCGGGCACATGTGTATGCATGTATGAACTGTGTGCTTCTGACTCTTTTCTTCCCTTATTTGCTATACTAACACGTTTAGAGAAAAAGAAGTATCCAGACCAATAGGAAGCTGTCTAATTTTATGACACTATTTTTTGGAGGCCAGAGGCTTGAACCGAGAGCCAGGTTCTCCCTGCGATACTCCTAGCTGGTGACACTTGGGGGAGTACTTTATTTTAGAGCCGAGCTTAATCCGGGACGGAAACACTTTGTGTTTGTGCATGCGGGTTGAGAATCGGCTACAAATCCTCATTTTTCTTGCTATATACTTTTTGGCTGAGAGCCTGAGACACATGTCCACAATCCAActactaagagcaactccaacccaCCCCTCTTCGCGTCTCCTATTCTGATTTTAGGAGAGAGAAATCCAAAAATCCCCTCCAACCCATCTCTCATCACGTTCCTAGCGATAGGAGGCCTCTCATCCGCGAGCTCCGACCTCCTACATCCAGGAGCTCTGGTCCGGGCTCTCATCCGCGTGGAGGAGCAACCGTCGCCCCCTTCCCGCGCCGGCTCGGACGCCATTCTCGATAGGTATGCTCCTTCCCGGCGTCTCCATCCATTTTTTTGCAATCGACGAAGTGGATCTAGAGTGAGAGAGGAGCTGCCGGCGGCCGGTCTATCGAGCAGCTGCGGCCGGATCTGCGCGTGGCCTCTGCTcgggcgctgcgccggcctccCGTGCCAGCCGCgcgggcgctgcgccggcctccCGTGCCAGCCGCGCGGGCGCTGCGCCGGGCCCCCGTGGCCTGCGGCGCGGGCGCTGAGCCCGGAGGCAGCTGTTGGCGTCGTAGAACGCGGAGGCGCAGGGCGTGTCCccgcggccggcctccctcgcggcctcctcctcggcgtcgtGGGCCTCCTGCCGTGGGTCCGTGGTCTGCGCCTCGAACGCCTCCTGCCACCCGCGCCTCGAAGGTCCTGCTGGTCCCGGGCCCCGGCTCTGGCCGTGGGTGGGAGGGCGCgcgggttgggttcgatgctaGACTGCTAGCGCTGGAAGGAGAGGGAGCTTGGGGTAGACTGCTAGCGCCGGAAGGAGAGGGAGCTTGGGGAGGAGAGGAACAGGGCAATTGAACAGCACATTTTCTTGCCAATTTTCTTGCGTAGCTTCAACAGAGCTATTGATTTCTAAAATGTTCTTGCAATTTTTGTGTGACATGGTTCGATCTGATAATGTAGGGAGCAAGATGGAACCATGGATGATCGATATGCTTGCAGGCAATGGTGGTGACAGCCACGATCTGGAAATGCATGAGACCAATGCTGGTGGCAACCATGATGTGCAAGTTGTTGAGACTCAACATGGTAGCCCACAAGAGGAACAAGTATTCAGAGAGGCTGTAGTTGTTGAAGCTACCACTGGTGTGAAAGGTAACAAGAAgagatccaaaaattttagtgTTAAGGAGGACAATTTATTGGTGGCAGCATGGTTAGAAATTAGTATGGATGCAGTACAAGGCATTGATCAACCTCGTGCTACTTACTGGGAAAGAATTCATGAGCACTACCACTTGCACAAGGATTTTGAGACTGACCGTAATTGTGGTTCTCTTGCTCATCGTTGGGGTATCATTCTAGAAGCAGTTAACAAGTTTTGTTCATGGTATGGTCATGTGCAAAGAAGGCAGGAAAGCGGTTTGACGGAGCAAGATAGGGTATgcattgttgttttattttttcagCATTTAATTTATTGCTTTGCTAACAACAAGATATGTTCATTCACACATAAATCTGGTGTGTAGGTACTTCAAACCTGTGAAGTGTTCAAAAAAGAGGAAGGCAAAGCATTTTGTTTGCTGCATTGTTGGAACGTCTTGCGGTACGAAGAAAAGTGGAATGAGACATGTGCAAATAAGAAACAGAAGACCAGCATCAATGCTAGTCCAGGGGCATCTACTCCTCCAAGCTCTACAAGTGGTCCTGGTAATGAACAGGACTGTGCTAGTCAGTCCACAGAAGTTACCAATGCAAGACCTGATGgtaggaagaaggagaaagaacGCCTGCGCAAAGGTAAAGACCCCATCTCTCCTACTTCAAACCTTTACATGGATGCTATGGAGAATTTGtgggcaaagaagaaagagatggAAGAGATGAAAGAGCTGAAAAAAAAGAGCGAAACGATGAGAGAATTGCATTAGAGATGAAAAGGCTTGAAATAAAAATGGCTGCAGAGAAGGAGAGGAGTGACCTGCAGCGAGACCAGCTAGAACTAAAGAGAAGGAAAGAAGATGATAAGGTCATGAAAATGGACCTTCGTGGTTTGGATGAGCGTCAACGTCGTTACTATGAGAAGATGCAAGACGAGATCATTTCTCGACGCTTTGGTGGAGCTTGATATTGAGATGGACTTGTACTTTAATTTAGCTGGTATTGTATGGACTTGTAGTTTAATTTAGCTATCCTGGTATTGTATGAACTTGTGTCCTGGTATTGTATGGCTTCGgattaaattatggttatgctgcCATGGTTATGCTTCATACTAAATTATATGCTTTATTGGATGACTGGGACACAAAAGTACATGACTGTGAAACAAGAGTACATGATAAGGATACAACCAAACTAGCTAAATAACTCTTATAAAAAAATATCTAAATAGCTAATATATGTCTCCATGACGACTCCAGAGGTGTTCGATGAGATCATCTCGAAGTTGAGAGTGAGTTTGAACATTTCTGATTTCATGATGAGCTTGCATGAATTCATGGAACTCCCGTGTGCGATTGCGAACTTCTCTTGGTGATGGACGCACAAGTTGGCCAACACCATCATAGCGGAAGTCTTCATCTTCATTGCGCTCATCTTCAACAATCATGTTATGCATGATAATACAAGCTATCATGATATCTCTAAGAGTGGCTTTATCCCAAAAACGGGCTGGTCCACGAACAATGGCAAAGCGAGCTTGTAGAACTCCAAAAGCTCTTTCCACATCTTTCCTAACTGCTTCTTGTGCTTGGCAgaaatattttttcttattGCCAAGCGGGGACTTCATGCTCTTCACAAATGTTGCCCATTTCGGATAAATGCCATCTGCAAGGTAGTACCCCATTGAATAGCTATGGCCATTGATGGTATAATTTACCGGTGGAGCTTCTCCTTCAGCTAATTTTCCGAACAGATGTGAACGGTGAAGAACATTGATGTCATTATGAGACCCCGGCAAACCAAAAAATGCGTGCCAAATCCATAAATCTTGTGAGGCCAATGCTTCCAGAATGATTGTGGGCTTATGAACATGACCAGTATACTGACCTTGCCATGCTGTAGGACAATTTTTCCACTCCCAATGCATACAGTCAATGCTCCCAAGCATCCCTGGAAAACCCCTACGCTCACCAATTGCAAGTAGTCTAGCAGTGTCTTGCTCATTCGGAGATCTCAAGTACTCATCTCCAAAGACCTCGATAATGCCAATAACAAACCTTCTAAGACTTTCTATAACAGTACTTTCACCTATACGAATATATTGATCCATAAAATCTGCTGGTACACTATAACTTAACATCATGTATGCTGCAGTAATCTTCTGCAAAGAAGATAACCCAAGGCGACCATTTGACTCCCTCTTTTGCACAAAATAATCATCATGTTGCTCTATAGCTTGCACTATGCGCATAAACAGAGAACGGCCCATTCTAAACCTGAACAAAGAAATACAAATAAGAATCCACAGGTAAAAATAGAGTTGAACAAAGAAATACAAATAACGAACCTGCGACGAAAGAAAGTTGGACCATAGACTGGATTGTCCGAAAAATAATCGTTGAACAATCGCCACGCGCCGCTCATTCTATCACGATAGATATATTGACGACCAACCACAGAGCCACCCCGTCTTGGAGCACTCGTACCCTCGTACTGTGTGTGCGCTATGTGTAGAGCCGAAAGGATCAGTTCATCATTGTCatccgacgacgatgatgaggaGTCTAAACGAAAAAGAGAGCTCATTTCAGCAAGTGAAGGGAGAATGGTTTGGTGTGGTCTCCTGTGTCCAGGCATCCTCATATATATAGATGTGAGAAAACTAGCCGTTTGAatactagccgttggaaaaactagccgtttgaATACTAACCGTTGGAAATAATAGCCGTTGCAAAATATGGGGTTCAAAGTAGCAGTTCGAAATATAGCCGTTGTGAATAGTACCTTCAGAATTACTGTAGTCGAAAAACGGGTTCTAAATATTGTAGTtccaaatatagccgttggaaaTAAATCATGCAAAAATAAAATGGTAATTCGAAATAATGCTCATGGTAGTTACTTTATATGAATAAAGAATGAGGGAGTTGGAGATATAGGAGTTAGTATGAGAGGTCTGTTGGAGTTCATTGTGAAATAGGAGAGAGAAATAGGATGAGAGACTCTCATATGGGTGGAATAGGGGGCCAAAAATAGGAGGtgggttggagttgctctaataaCAAAATCGAGTCAAATCCTCGAGGAGAGACAGCCACGTACGCAAAAAGTAGAAGTCGATTCCTGCACCAAAATAATGTGGGCCCTTTGGCTCAAGTTGGTCTGTCCGCGCTCTGGCAGCCACTCATCCATGGGTCAGGTGAGGCCAATTCATTTTTTAAGTCTTCATGAGTCGACTCTCAAATACGATTcgactctttctctctcctgctATGGTTCAGTTGTTGTAGTGGTGAAGATTCGCTTCGGGAGATCCACATCGGATGATGGTTCGGCCACTGGAGATGGCCTTATTGATGGAACATTGATCTGACAAGCTTGAGAAACCTGAGTCGTTGGCAACAAATCAATCTCTTTAACATGTGCCATGCCGTAGGGCCCATGCAGGGAGTTTCTGATTC contains:
- the LOC120706355 gene encoding zinc finger CCCH domain-containing protein 3-like, with amino-acid sequence MPLGRYYCDYCDKQFQDTPAARKRHLEGAQHQRARALWYDSVRPQDRHGGASSLLLPDGTLAKGVCHHFVRTGTCKYGDPCRYFHLKPYDANPSLAAPGPGPGAMVQQSNFLGSQPNFVGYQAAERNSFSGNVLGAHTS
- the LOC120706356 gene encoding glutathione S-transferase T3-like; amino-acid sequence: MEPWMIDMLAGNGGDSHDLEMHETNAGGNHDVQVVETQHGSPQEEQVFREAVVVEATTGVKGNKKRSKNFSVKEDNLLVAAWLEISMDAVQGIDQPRATYWERIHEHYHLHKDFETDRNCGSLAHRWGIILEAVNKFCSWYGHVQRRQESGLTEQDRVLQTCEVFKKEEGKAFCLLHCWNVLRYEEKWNETCANKKQKTSINASPGASTPPSSTSGPGNEQDCASQSTEVTNARPDGRKKEKERLRKGKDPISPTSNLYMDAMENLWAKKKEMEEMKELKKKSETMRELH
- the LOC120709694 gene encoding uncharacterized protein LOC120709694, which translates into the protein MSGAWRLFNDYFSDNPVYGPTFFRRRFRMGRSLFMRIVQAIEQHDDYFVQKRESNGRLGLSSLQKITAAYMMLSYSVPADFMDQYIRIGESTVIESLRRFVIGIIEVFGDEYLRSPNEQDTARLLAIGERRGFPGMLGSIDCMHWEWKNCPTAWQGQYTGHVHKPTIILEALASQDLWIWHAFFGLPGSHNDINVLHRSHLFGKLAEGEAPPVNYTINGHSYSMGYYLADGIYPKWATFVKSMKSPLGNKKKYFCQAQEAVRKDVERAFGVLQARFAIVRGPARFWDKATLRDIMIACIIMHNMIVEDERNEDEDFRYDGVGQLVRPSPREVRNRTREFHEFMQAHHEIRNVQTHSQLRDDLIEHLWSRHGDIY